From Micromonospora carbonacea:
TCGGCGATGCCGGCCCCGGCGACGCCGCCCTGGTTCATCCCCAGGTTGAACCCGTGGGCGTTGCTGACCCGCCGCACCACGCGCATGGCGGTCTGGGTGAACGCCGCCAGCTCGGCGGTCTCGGCGAGGTCGAGGTCGGTGTAGTCGGGCACGTGCCGGTAGGGGCAGACCAGCAGGTGCCCCGGGTTGTAGGGGTAGAGGTTGAGCACCGCGAAGACCCGCTCGCCCCGGGCCACCACCAGGCTCTCCTCGGCCGGCAGGCCGGGGGCGAGGCAGAACGGGCAGCCGCCGGGCCGGTCGTAGCCGCCCTCCGGGCGGTCGGAACCGGAGACGTACGTCATCCGGTGCGGGGTCCAGAGCCGTTCCAGCCCGTCGGTCATGCCGTCGTCCGTGTGCCGTTCCGCCCCTGTCACGCCGTCGATCCTACGTTCCCGGCGGCGGATA
This genomic window contains:
- a CDS encoding HIT family protein, which produces MTDGLERLWTPHRMTYVSGSDRPEGGYDRPGGCPFCLAPGLPAEESLVVARGERVFAVLNLYPYNPGHLLVCPYRHVPDYTDLDLAETAELAAFTQTAMRVVRRVSNAHGFNLGMNQGGVAGAGIAEHLHQHVVPRWGGDANFMPVIGRTKVLPQLLTDTRDLFRGAWPG